In Streptococcus parasuis, the following proteins share a genomic window:
- a CDS encoding helix-turn-helix domain-containing protein, with translation MKWDFGTVLKEIRKSKGLSQQEVCGDALSRTTLSKIENNKEYPTIAHFSHILRQLDMTFAEFDYICHAYQPSERSSIIHRFENLRGQFFSESNCQDFLYQVNQYLKKQEDIRVQRIEQQIQLALSIYQTGDGERTRQLGQALWKELEKSGTWYLADFRKLGLVLPIIPVSRLKGFVDKILLSLDKYKDFRDVQVSQFAFLNNLSTVLLKNGEYQLCVSVMERVYTMAQESMRIDYVGMANVRMGIFQQDRGMVDKGIAILRAADLLEVVEHLEKEVEEYWEIFGSEVV, from the coding sequence ATGAAGTGGGATTTTGGGACAGTCTTAAAAGAAATTCGCAAGTCCAAAGGGCTTAGTCAGCAGGAAGTTTGTGGAGATGCCCTATCACGGACAACCCTATCAAAAATTGAAAACAACAAAGAATACCCGACCATTGCTCACTTTTCCCATATTCTTCGTCAGTTGGATATGACCTTTGCAGAGTTTGACTATATCTGCCATGCCTATCAGCCTTCGGAACGTTCTTCTATCATCCATCGCTTTGAAAATCTGAGAGGACAATTTTTTTCTGAATCAAACTGTCAAGATTTTTTGTACCAAGTAAATCAGTATTTGAAGAAGCAAGAAGATATACGGGTTCAGCGGATAGAACAACAGATACAGTTAGCTCTCTCTATCTATCAAACAGGAGATGGGGAGCGAACCAGACAGTTGGGTCAAGCACTCTGGAAGGAATTGGAGAAGTCAGGCACCTGGTATCTAGCTGACTTTCGTAAGCTAGGTCTGGTACTCCCTATCATTCCTGTATCTCGTTTGAAAGGCTTTGTAGATAAAATCTTGCTTTCCTTGGACAAGTATAAGGACTTCAGAGATGTACAGGTTAGCCAGTTTGCTTTTCTCAATAATCTATCGACCGTTTTACTGAAAAATGGGGAGTATCAACTTTGTGTTTCAGTAATGGAGAGAGTTTACACTATGGCTCAGGAAAGTATGCGGATTGATTATGTAGGCATGGCCAATGTTCGTATGGGTATCTTTCAGCAGGATAGAGGGATGGTGGACAAGGGGATTGCTATTCTCCGAGCCGCAGACTTGCTAGAGGTGGTTGAACATTTGGAGAAAGAAGTCGAGGAGTATTGGGAGATTTTTGGCTCGGAAGTGGTTTGA
- a CDS encoding NADPH-dependent FMN reductase yields the protein MKLLGLVGTNSARSTNRKLLQYIKQHFADKADIELVEIKDLPVFNKPANRELPESVKELVAKIESADGVIIGTPEYDHSIPAVLMNALAWVSYGVYPMLNKPVMITGASYGTLGSSRAQLQLRQILNAPELKATVLPDEFLLSNSMKAFDTNGELIDLEISQKLDAIFDDFRLFVKMTSKLSSAKELLQKEAENFDWENL from the coding sequence ATGAAACTTCTAGGACTTGTCGGAACCAACTCCGCTCGCTCAACCAACCGCAAACTCTTGCAGTACATCAAACAGCATTTTGCTGACAAGGCAGATATTGAATTGGTTGAAATCAAGGACCTTCCAGTCTTCAATAAACCGGCTAATCGTGAACTGCCAGAAAGTGTTAAAGAATTAGTTGCAAAGATTGAAAGTGCTGATGGTGTCATCATCGGAACACCTGAGTATGACCACTCGATCCCCGCTGTTCTTATGAATGCACTAGCTTGGGTATCATATGGAGTCTACCCTATGCTTAACAAGCCGGTTATGATTACAGGTGCCTCATACGGGACGCTCGGTTCTTCCCGTGCTCAATTGCAACTACGCCAAATTCTCAATGCTCCTGAACTCAAAGCTACTGTTTTACCAGATGAGTTCTTACTATCTAATTCCATGAAAGCCTTTGATACAAACGGTGAGCTCATTGATTTAGAAATCAGTCAAAAACTGGATGCCATCTTTGATGACTTCCGTCTCTTTGTCAAGATGACAAGTAAACTGTCTAGCGCCAAAGAGTTACTTCAAAAAGAAGCTGAAAACTTTGACTGGGAAAACTTGTAA
- a CDS encoding NAD(P)H-dependent glycerol-3-phosphate dehydrogenase: MEKQKIAVLGPGSWGTALSQVLNDNGHEVRIWGNISEQIDEINEQHTNTRYFKDIVLDEKIKAYKDLSETLDGVDAVLFVVPTKVTRLVAKQVAQVLKHKVVIMHASKGLEPDSHKRLSEVLEEEIPAQLRSEIVVVSGPSHAEETIVRDLTLISAASKDMEAATYVQNLFSNRYFRLYTNNDVIGVETAGALKNIIAVGAGALHGLGYGDNAKAAIIARGLTEITRLGVAMGANPLTYSGLSGVGDLIVTGTSVHSRNWRAGDQLGRGEKLEDVERNMGMVIEGISTTKAAYELAQELGVYMPITQAIYKVIYQGANIEDAIKEIMTGEFRHENEWH, from the coding sequence ATGGAAAAACAAAAAATTGCCGTTCTTGGTCCTGGATCATGGGGAACAGCTCTCTCTCAAGTCTTAAACGATAATGGACATGAGGTACGTATTTGGGGAAATATTTCCGAACAAATTGATGAAATCAATGAACAACATACGAATACTCGATATTTTAAAGATATTGTTCTAGATGAAAAAATTAAGGCATACAAAGACCTATCAGAGACTCTTGACGGAGTTGATGCTGTTCTTTTTGTTGTCCCAACCAAGGTAACTCGACTGGTGGCCAAACAAGTGGCGCAAGTGCTCAAGCACAAAGTCGTTATCATGCATGCCTCTAAAGGTTTGGAACCTGATAGTCACAAACGTTTGTCTGAGGTTTTAGAAGAAGAAATTCCAGCACAACTTCGTTCCGAAATCGTAGTTGTATCAGGTCCTAGCCATGCAGAAGAAACAATCGTTCGTGATTTAACATTGATTTCTGCTGCATCAAAAGACATGGAGGCAGCCACCTACGTTCAAAACCTATTTAGTAATCGTTACTTCCGACTTTATACTAATAATGATGTCATTGGTGTAGAAACAGCAGGTGCTCTGAAAAACATTATTGCAGTTGGTGCGGGTGCCTTACATGGTTTGGGCTATGGGGACAATGCCAAGGCTGCCATTATCGCCCGTGGTTTAACTGAAATCACACGTCTTGGCGTTGCTATGGGGGCTAATCCTTTAACTTATAGTGGCCTTTCTGGTGTCGGTGATTTAATTGTTACCGGTACCTCTGTCCATTCACGTAACTGGAGAGCCGGTGACCAGCTCGGTCGTGGTGAAAAACTGGAGGACGTTGAGCGCAATATGGGGATGGTTATCGAAGGAATTTCGACAACCAAAGCTGCCTATGAATTAGCACAAGAACTAGGTGTCTATATGCCAATTACTCAAGCAATCTACAAGGTCATCTACCAAGGAGCTAATATTGAAGATGCCATTAAGGAAATCATGACTGGTGAGTTCCGCCATGAAAATGAATGGCACTAA
- a CDS encoding formate/nitrite transporter family protein, translating into MSPFQEKISIAVSKKESLFDESLSRYALRSMYAGAYLTMSTAVGIIGADVISSQFPSLSRFVFTFIFAIGLIFVLIFGGELATSNMMYLTTGAYYKQITWKKVTLMLLYCTFFNFVGATILAWLFNQSFSYLNLSDESFVVNAVTIKLGKSDWSNFFEGITANMFVNMAILGYMLLKEQSAKFFVIVSAIFMFVFLINEHLVANFASFMLLAFNAARTNVDTFTIVNILRQWIVVFFGNWLGAGLFIGIAYAWLNQTKTNHLE; encoded by the coding sequence ATGTCCCCATTTCAAGAAAAAATTTCGATTGCAGTTTCAAAAAAAGAATCCCTTTTTGATGAAAGTCTAAGCCGTTACGCCTTACGCTCCATGTATGCAGGAGCTTATTTGACCATGTCAACAGCTGTTGGTATTATTGGAGCTGATGTCATCTCCAGTCAATTCCCAAGTCTTTCGCGTTTTGTTTTTACCTTTATCTTTGCTATCGGACTGATTTTTGTTCTTATTTTTGGTGGCGAATTGGCTACATCTAATATGATGTATCTAACGACTGGTGCCTATTATAAGCAAATTACTTGGAAAAAAGTAACGCTGATGTTACTTTACTGCACCTTCTTCAACTTTGTAGGTGCTACCATTCTGGCTTGGCTTTTCAATCAGTCCTTCTCCTACCTTAACTTATCTGACGAAAGTTTTGTTGTCAACGCTGTCACCATCAAACTAGGAAAATCCGACTGGAGTAACTTCTTTGAGGGAATTACTGCCAATATGTTTGTGAATATGGCTATCCTTGGGTATATGCTACTCAAGGAACAATCCGCCAAATTCTTTGTTATTGTATCTGCTATTTTTATGTTTGTTTTCCTTATCAACGAACACTTAGTTGCTAATTTCGCATCATTCATGCTCTTAGCCTTCAACGCTGCTCGTACAAATGTAGATACCTTTACCATCGTGAATATTCTTCGTCAGTGGATTGTTGTTTTCTTTGGAAATTGGCTTGGAGCCGGTCTCTTTATTGGAATTGCTTATGCTTGGCTCAATCAGACTAAAACCAACCACCTTGAATAG
- a CDS encoding YiiX/YebB-like N1pC/P60 family cysteine hydrolase, producing MIALLATSGLLFVNPVQANETIPDSFTQEMVRDVDLFTEEQMAEWNVEAPKPIEADSKEYTRAPLGSWSTRPGIIVVRDGKVSGIISVGHAGIMGAGNRHTYIIEANLLDGVQAKRKRWDDANQVWQLNVKNTSAEQDSAAAKWAMAQIGKYYNTNFNDIWNRERFYCSQLVWAAYRDTSGSGADLSSSLYGVAIHPYELRDHPNTLVIYRKK from the coding sequence ATGATTGCATTACTTGCGACCAGTGGCTTATTATTCGTAAATCCTGTACAGGCCAATGAAACTATACCCGACTCATTCACTCAAGAGATGGTACGTGATGTAGACCTATTTACAGAAGAACAAATGGCCGAATGGAATGTCGAAGCCCCCAAACCTATTGAAGCAGATAGTAAAGAATACACACGTGCTCCTCTAGGCTCCTGGTCCACTCGTCCTGGAATCATCGTGGTCAGAGACGGTAAAGTCAGCGGTATCATCTCAGTTGGACACGCTGGCATCATGGGTGCCGGAAACCGACACACGTATATTATTGAAGCAAATCTGCTTGATGGAGTACAAGCCAAAAGAAAAAGATGGGACGATGCCAATCAGGTTTGGCAATTGAATGTTAAAAATACTTCGGCTGAGCAAGATAGCGCTGCTGCTAAATGGGCTATGGCTCAAATTGGAAAGTATTATAACACCAACTTCAATGATATTTGGAATCGTGAACGCTTCTACTGCTCTCAGTTAGTCTGGGCAGCCTATCGAGATACTAGTGGTTCGGGTGCAGACCTTAGTTCGAGCCTATACGGTGTCGCCATCCACCCATATGAACTACGGGATCATCCAAATACCCTTGTTATCTACCGCAAAAAATAA
- a CDS encoding MarR family winged helix-turn-helix transcriptional regulator: MSHMADLRHVFHQLEYLSDKIAKHYGVEHLAGPQGHVLHFLGDNMDKEIFVKDIETELKISKSVASNLVKRMEKNGFVQIIPSVVDKRYKQVVLTPLGQEKLQPLRDWHQEMSESIFRGIPREDFQSMIRLIDQLKENINQYKENNDV; encoded by the coding sequence ATGTCACATATGGCAGACTTACGACATGTTTTTCACCAGTTAGAATACTTGAGTGATAAGATTGCAAAACACTATGGTGTCGAGCATTTGGCTGGTCCGCAGGGTCATGTCTTACACTTTTTAGGTGATAATATGGATAAGGAAATTTTTGTAAAGGATATTGAAACTGAACTGAAAATATCTAAGTCTGTCGCCAGTAACTTGGTTAAGCGTATGGAAAAAAATGGCTTTGTTCAAATCATTCCATCTGTGGTAGATAAGCGATATAAGCAAGTTGTTTTGACGCCATTGGGTCAAGAGAAGTTGCAACCATTAAGGGACTGGCACCAAGAAATGTCGGAATCAATTTTTAGGGGAATCCCTCGGGAAGATTTCCAATCAATGATTCGGCTGATTGATCAGTTGAAGGAGAATATTAATCAGTATAAGGAGAATAATGATGTTTAA
- a CDS encoding ABC transporter ATP-binding protein, translating into MFKNAILRYKWHALTSVVLTSIVVITTLLQPSYLKDVLTAVLLNDQDEIFRVGKILLVIAGIGLLAGLANTINAAKIAQGVSADIRENTFRKIQSFSYANIEEFNAGNLVVRMTNDVTQIQNLTMMLFTILMRVPLLFIGAFIMAVRTLPELWWMIIVMVILIVAIMAIVMGQMGPRFGKFQTLMDRMNSIAKENLRGIRVVKSFVQEKNQYDKFKEVSNELLDLNIFIGYGFSILQPLMMFISYMAIFASLYLVSGMVDTNLEAVGGFTSFMSYLMQIMFAIIMTSFMGMQASRAAISIKRITEVLNTEPAMTFADVPDEELNGKIVFDNVTFTYPHDTEPTLKNISFEIESGQMVGVVGATGAGKSTLAQLIPRLFDPQEGSVSIGGRDVKEVSKNTLRNTVSIVLQKAILFSGTIADNLRQGAPRADILRLERAAGIAQAKEFIDRLDETYESEVEERGNNFSGGQKQRISIARGVIGEPKVLVLDDSTSALDAKSEKLVQEALNHELKATTTVIVAQKISSVIKADKILVLDEGRLIGEGTHAELVENNAVYREIYETQKGKEEN; encoded by the coding sequence ATGTTTAAAAATGCAATTCTACGCTACAAGTGGCACGCATTGACGTCGGTTGTGCTAACATCCATTGTTGTTATTACAACACTTTTGCAACCAAGTTATCTCAAAGATGTCTTGACGGCAGTTTTGTTAAATGATCAAGATGAGATTTTTCGGGTTGGGAAAATTCTTTTAGTTATTGCTGGAATTGGCTTACTTGCAGGACTTGCTAATACTATCAATGCTGCGAAAATTGCTCAAGGAGTTTCTGCGGATATTCGTGAAAATACATTCAGGAAGATTCAAAGTTTTTCATATGCAAATATTGAAGAATTTAATGCTGGAAATTTAGTTGTCCGCATGACCAATGACGTCACGCAAATTCAAAATTTGACCATGATGCTATTCACAATATTAATGCGAGTACCTTTGCTATTTATTGGTGCTTTCATTATGGCGGTAAGAACCCTGCCAGAACTTTGGTGGATGATTATTGTCATGGTGATTTTGATCGTAGCCATTATGGCCATTGTGATGGGACAAATGGGACCACGTTTTGGGAAATTCCAAACCTTAATGGATCGCATGAATAGCATTGCCAAGGAAAATTTACGTGGTATTCGAGTGGTAAAATCATTTGTCCAAGAAAAAAATCAATACGATAAATTCAAGGAAGTTTCAAATGAGTTGCTTGATTTAAATATTTTTATCGGGTATGGTTTTTCAATTCTGCAACCATTGATGATGTTTATTTCCTATATGGCTATCTTTGCTTCTCTCTACCTCGTTTCTGGTATGGTAGATACAAACTTGGAAGCTGTAGGAGGCTTTACTTCGTTCATGAGTTACCTGATGCAAATCATGTTTGCAATCATTATGACGAGCTTTATGGGAATGCAGGCATCTCGTGCTGCCATTTCAATTAAACGAATTACAGAAGTATTAAATACTGAACCTGCTATGACTTTTGCAGATGTGCCAGATGAAGAATTAAATGGGAAGATTGTTTTTGATAATGTGACATTCACCTATCCACACGATACAGAGCCAACCTTGAAAAATATTTCATTTGAGATTGAATCAGGACAAATGGTTGGGGTTGTTGGTGCAACAGGTGCCGGTAAATCAACCTTGGCACAGTTGATACCTCGACTCTTCGACCCACAAGAGGGTAGTGTCTCTATTGGTGGTCGCGATGTGAAAGAGGTGAGTAAAAATACCCTTCGCAATACCGTTTCGATTGTACTTCAAAAAGCAATTCTTTTCTCAGGAACGATTGCGGACAATTTGCGCCAAGGGGCTCCGAGAGCGGATATTCTTCGATTGGAACGTGCAGCGGGAATTGCACAAGCGAAAGAATTTATCGATCGCTTAGATGAAACCTATGAAAGTGAAGTCGAGGAACGTGGAAACAACTTTTCTGGTGGTCAAAAGCAACGGATTTCGATTGCCCGTGGTGTAATAGGGGAGCCAAAAGTACTTGTTTTAGACGATTCAACTTCAGCTTTGGATGCGAAATCTGAGAAGTTGGTTCAGGAAGCTTTGAACCATGAATTAAAAGCGACCACAACGGTTATTGTTGCACAGAAAATTTCATCAGTCATTAAGGCAGATAAAATCCTAGTACTCGACGAAGGTCGTCTGATTGGGGAAGGAACCCATGCTGAACTGGTGGAAAATAATGCTGTTTATCGCGAAATCTATGAAACACAGAAAGGGAAGGAGGAAAACTAA
- a CDS encoding ABC transporter ATP-binding protein, protein MKTLRFFWFYFKRYKVSFVFIFLAIVVATYLQVKSPVLLGDAIAEMGKIGQSYAVAKQMGQSGFEADFSDFNSIMFKLFLAYAMTVVANLIYSLLFTRIIANSTSRMRKGLFGKLERLTIAFFDRHKDGDILSRFTSDLDNIQNTFNQSLTQVMTNVALYIGLIIMMFRQDVRLALVTVASTPVALLALVVIVRLARKYTNLQQAAVSKLNAYMDEKISGQKAIIVQGVQQETIDGFLELNEEVRRTTFKGRLFGGILFPFMNGMSLVNTAIVIFVGSTIVLNDSSLEAAAALGLVVTFVQYSQQYYQPMMQIASSWAELQLAFTGAHRVQEMFDEPEEVRPQNAPLFTELKEGVAIKNIDFGYLPGQKVLNNVSITAPKGKMIAVVGPTGSGKTTIMNLINRFYDVNSGSVEFDGRDIREYDLDSLRNKVGIVLQESVLFSGTIADNIRFGSDDISQEMVETAARATHIHDFIMSLPEGYDTYVTDDENVFSTGQKQLISIARTLLTDPQVLILDEATSNVDTVTEAKIQKAMEAIIAGRTSFVIAHRLKTILNADEIIVLKDGQVIEQGNHSELLKLNGFYAELYHNQFVFE, encoded by the coding sequence ATGAAAACACTTAGATTTTTCTGGTTTTATTTTAAACGTTATAAAGTATCCTTTGTCTTTATTTTTCTAGCTATTGTTGTAGCAACCTATTTGCAAGTCAAAAGTCCAGTTTTGCTTGGTGATGCAATTGCAGAAATGGGAAAAATTGGTCAAAGCTATGCTGTTGCTAAGCAGATGGGACAATCAGGATTTGAAGCAGATTTTTCAGATTTTAATAGCATCATGTTCAAACTCTTTCTTGCCTATGCGATGACAGTTGTAGCGAACTTAATTTATAGCTTACTGTTTACTCGCATTATTGCGAATTCAACAAGTCGTATGCGAAAAGGGCTTTTCGGCAAGTTAGAACGATTGACGATTGCTTTCTTTGATCGACATAAGGATGGAGATATTCTTTCACGCTTCACATCTGATTTGGATAATATTCAAAACACTTTCAACCAATCATTGACACAAGTGATGACCAACGTTGCCTTATATATTGGTTTGATTATTATGATGTTCCGTCAAGATGTTCGTTTGGCTTTAGTGACTGTAGCTTCGACACCTGTTGCTTTACTTGCTTTGGTAGTCATTGTTCGTCTTGCACGGAAATACACTAATCTTCAGCAAGCAGCAGTTTCGAAATTAAATGCCTACATGGATGAAAAAATTTCTGGTCAAAAAGCGATTATTGTCCAAGGTGTGCAACAAGAAACAATTGATGGCTTTTTAGAACTCAATGAAGAAGTTCGTCGCACAACCTTTAAAGGTAGATTATTCGGGGGTATTCTCTTCCCATTTATGAACGGGATGAGCTTGGTAAATACAGCGATTGTTATTTTTGTTGGTTCTACGATTGTCCTCAATGATAGTTCATTAGAAGCGGCTGCGGCATTAGGTTTGGTTGTTACCTTTGTACAATATTCTCAACAGTATTACCAGCCAATGATGCAGATTGCTTCAAGTTGGGCTGAACTTCAGCTGGCCTTCACTGGTGCTCACAGGGTCCAAGAAATGTTTGATGAGCCTGAAGAAGTTCGCCCTCAAAATGCACCGTTGTTTACTGAATTGAAGGAAGGCGTTGCTATTAAGAATATTGATTTTGGATATTTGCCTGGTCAAAAAGTTCTTAATAATGTCTCAATCACTGCTCCTAAAGGAAAAATGATAGCAGTCGTTGGTCCAACTGGATCAGGCAAGACAACAATCATGAACCTCATTAACCGTTTTTATGATGTAAATAGTGGTAGTGTAGAGTTTGACGGTCGTGATATTCGTGAATATGATTTGGATAGTTTACGAAATAAAGTCGGTATTGTTCTGCAGGAATCGGTGCTCTTTTCGGGAACCATTGCGGATAATATTCGATTTGGTAGCGATGATATTTCACAGGAAATGGTTGAAACTGCAGCGCGTGCTACGCATATTCATGATTTCATTATGAGTTTGCCAGAAGGGTATGACACTTATGTAACGGATGATGAAAATGTATTTTCAACAGGTCAGAAACAGTTGATTTCCATTGCCCGTACATTGTTGACAGATCCACAAGTATTGATTCTGGATGAAGCAACGTCTAACGTTGATACCGTGACTGAAGCTAAAATTCAAAAAGCTATGGAGGCCATTATCGCAGGACGGACCAGCTTCGTCATTGCCCACCGCCTTAAAACCATTCTAAACGCAGATGAAATCATTGTATTAAAAGATGGTCAAGTCATTGAACAAGGAAACCATAGTGAGTTACTCAAACTCAATGGCTTCTATGCTGAACTCTACCACAACCAATTTGTGTTTGAATAG
- a CDS encoding NAD(P)H-dependent oxidoreductase, which yields MKFVGIVGSNADQSYNRMLLQFIQRHFKVKFELELLEIKDVPMFNQDEDQSNSFAIQYLYNKITRADGVIIATPEHNHTITPALKSTLEWLSFNLHPFENKPVMIIGASYYDQGTSRAQVHLRKILDAPGVNAYTLPGNEFLLGKAKEAFDDKGNIINEGTVKFLESCLDNFIKYVGVVSKLKQPKPIAPEDLDCTQPIATTIIGVDPDDPDWLDKASKLVNAVEGDTYVKLDNGLLTVNQLNMFLNAMPFELTFADDNNQFLYYNNSHQEPETMLGKRVPEQVGNRLSTVHGTLPPARMKNVEWVVGTLRNGNQEYVRTIVPGTPPEIINTHNYQAMYYPDGSYAGINEIIFNFKPWLDWYLETTGQRLVGGAGNTTSPAHVDATSGASDTGSTHTASTPTDANSGASAH from the coding sequence ATGAAATTTGTCGGAATTGTCGGGTCTAATGCAGACCAATCTTATAACCGCATGCTATTGCAATTTATTCAACGCCACTTTAAAGTAAAATTTGAATTAGAACTATTAGAAATCAAAGATGTCCCAATGTTCAATCAGGACGAAGATCAGTCTAATAGTTTTGCGATCCAATACCTTTACAACAAAATCACACGTGCTGATGGTGTCATCATTGCTACACCTGAGCACAACCACACCATCACACCTGCTCTTAAGAGTACTCTAGAGTGGCTCAGTTTCAACTTACATCCATTTGAAAATAAGCCCGTTATGATTATCGGGGCTTCTTACTACGACCAAGGAACGTCTCGTGCTCAAGTCCACTTGAGAAAAATTTTGGATGCTCCAGGTGTCAATGCCTATACACTACCAGGTAATGAATTCCTCCTTGGTAAAGCGAAAGAAGCTTTTGATGATAAAGGGAACATTATTAATGAAGGGACTGTGAAATTCTTGGAAAGCTGTCTAGACAACTTTATCAAGTATGTCGGCGTTGTATCTAAATTGAAACAACCCAAGCCAATTGCACCCGAAGATTTAGACTGTACCCAGCCAATCGCAACGACCATCATAGGTGTGGACCCAGATGACCCAGACTGGCTGGATAAGGCTTCTAAATTGGTCAACGCTGTCGAGGGAGATACGTATGTTAAATTAGATAACGGTCTTTTAACAGTTAACCAACTCAATATGTTCCTCAACGCCATGCCCTTTGAGTTAACCTTTGCTGACGATAACAACCAATTCCTCTACTATAATAATAGTCACCAAGAGCCGGAAACAATGCTTGGTAAACGGGTCCCTGAACAAGTAGGGAATCGCTTGTCAACAGTTCACGGCACTTTACCACCTGCTCGTATGAAAAATGTCGAATGGGTTGTTGGAACCTTACGTAATGGTAACCAAGAGTACGTTCGAACAATCGTCCCAGGCACACCACCTGAAATTATCAATACTCATAACTACCAAGCTATGTACTATCCTGACGGGTCCTACGCTGGCATCAATGAAATTATCTTTAATTTTAAGCCATGGTTAGATTGGTATCTTGAAACCACTGGACAACGCTTGGTGGGGGGGGCAGGAAACACTACATCTCCTGCCCATGTTGATGCAACCTCTGGCGCTTCAGATACAGGTAGTACCCATACAGCTTCCACACCGACAGATGCCAATTCTGGTGCATCTGCTCACTAA